A window of the Podospora bellae-mahoneyi strain CBS 112042 chromosome 6, whole genome shotgun sequence genome harbors these coding sequences:
- a CDS encoding hypothetical protein (COG:D; EggNog:ENOG503P318) encodes MVTMADESSSLPIDQSHILLTSFNTFLTVAIHNILFYRRLYPPETFLSARAYNLPVHQNRHPKVCTWVTDAVSSVAAQLSSGKVYLIAVVIHSPLDPFSLSFPPSPSPIPPGSVLERYTFDTSHFPTWTTPSMATHARILQKDFRSEVTREPLLNHPSLNLTNLNEQFRACLLKMAQAMERLSPIPEGCTFTLAVELKDDAAAPIGHHQDWIPSEPTDPPPEPQDRTGKGGCVTSVASRAETGVAAKTTPVRVVEAGPLWFECWVEESRAKVALMEFTAAQERV; translated from the exons ATGGTCACCATGGCCGacgaatcctcctccctccccataGACCAAtcccacatcctcctcacatcattcaacaccttcctcaccgtcGCCATCCACAACATCCTCTTCTACCGCCGTCTCTACCCCCCCGAaaccttcctctccgcccGCGCCTACAACCTCCCCGTCCACCAAAACCGTCACCCAAAAGTATGCACCTGGGTCACCGACGCCGTCTCCTCCGTCGCCGCCCAGCTATCATCAGGCAAAGTCTACCTCATAGCAGTAGTAATCCACTCCCCTCTCGAccctttctccctctccttccccccctccccatcccccatccctcccggCTCAGTCCTAGAACGCTACACATTCGACACCTCCCACTTCCCAACCTGgacaaccccctccatgGCCACCCACGCCCGGATCCTGCAAAAGGACTTCCGCTCCGAAGTCACCCGTGAGCCGTtactcaaccacccctcccttaacctcaccaacctcaacgaGCAATTCCGGGCTTGCCTCCTCAAGATGGCGCAGGCGATGGAACGGTTGAGTCCGATACCAGAGGGGTGCACGTTCACGCTAGCTGTAGAGCTGAAAGATGACGCTGCTGCTCCCATCGGT CACCATCAAGATTGGATCCCCTCAGAACCAACTGATCCTCCACCAGAGCCACAAGACAGAACAGGCAAGGGGGGGTGCGTCACCTCAGTGGCATCCAGGGCAGAAACCGGGGTAGCAGCCAAAACTACACCAGtcagggtggtggaggctggACCGCTGTGGTTTGAGTGCTGGGTTGAGGAGTCGAGGGCAAAGGTTGCGTTGATGGAATTTACGGCTGCGCAAGAGAGAGTGTGA